One window of the Candidatus Zixiibacteriota bacterium genome contains the following:
- a CDS encoding hypothetical protein (Evidence 5 : Unknown function), giving the protein MQIESEKPESEFFSFEKPLSENEITQSWRATEVKTGTPCFVKISKTGALGHNEASSILDKSFGLQKLLRSSRILTAIRKIMVNERTFIEYPLLNPGKWRTLEPSLFWSHYPDLLVDIFTIIDYLHLFGLVHCDLKFENFQIDISGDKIRIILIDLDFLAKSRTSPALKIFGTPGHIAPEILKNEEVLIESDNYSIGIALDKYLRAFREKACSFSPDQKIEGNNIADLVRDLIAEDPVQRPPSLIAAIYKHGIIDRGSFDAAQKNLLAMKLLTDFGKIRSRARHHPDDAQKIISSRNGIFGLPLELIELLTAEMAIHPYQSFRHFKTLLAASAVERFGDSWHLNVPDESTWSVLSNMEVMDGNFGRAARMLPDGGQEIDRSIIESILSSREDDRPYLSFLALKSAYLLIKNSGREEFGNLRYQIEKKLAALSKKLGRNREEEEFLVSAIAHCPADSTEKIQLFYEQSQMQLLLGKTDSFLRTVSAGKALCERLGDMKFYRIFQRQEAWLSIARGEIETTDALLSQLLEKALDDGWYAEASKVLSTRVAILHRQGQIPAAIDMLNKALTYAKKQGEAADLVILYSNLAVFHFQTGSYTLSIKCGKQAAELANKIGRYHAHLSALYLNLMISYSRLADYEQADYWLNKYLNGKIMGLDRKFFQNYGIYHGNLLLKRGQLREARDLFFQFLSLHSGEESDRDQGKLYQNIVLLSLYTGNSGQFEDFIFRARKVFNSIKDSTSLLELDFLETIRDIYAKTASDLEGLEDFCDRFIVGRNHINAALCQFYIMLYGGESAKKRVLSDADRYSFMSNEPKVPIFRAVLELIEAENSKNRENNEFLVHLKTAYRVLNNSGDRYNSLLLCFRIGEIYKELGLDKLARKFLQQAHLEAQRIGHTALNEIIERILQDMPDRADNQYHLVNSLKHISEILYSIEDRDLSLSKLVRYAVDETGAERGVLLMRADPQAELKVKVVVNCDDNCLEDIRQFSNSIVNTVAVQQTPLIIDNALSDDRTRRFKSIVSYNILSVICVPIRQDNILKGVLYLDHHTIPALFESEDITFIHAIANFISVLLRTVNAYGQHLFHNRQLTEDFQKLGGSQFFITQNASMHRLFSKFPEIAGSNASILLVGASGTGKEILAQMIHEQSLRASGPLIKLNCAAISASLIESELFGVAKNAATGVDERDGKLWAADGGTLFFDEIGDMPLEIQSKILRVIEYQRFEKVGSNRTLSTDIRFLYATNKNLKELIGQGKFREDLFYRINTITINVPALSERADDIPLLLDHFSMLFSPDERKRPIFSDSCIDALGSYSWPGNVRELRNFVEKCCIYYPGKNIDCDDLPAEIREKSRLAVADPDKAALIERRKIREMLRLCRWNQSETARRLNIPLSTLRRKIKKYRIDKDLP; this is encoded by the coding sequence ATGCAGATTGAATCTGAAAAACCCGAATCCGAATTTTTTTCTTTTGAGAAGCCGCTCTCGGAAAATGAAATCACTCAATCGTGGCGCGCCACGGAAGTCAAAACGGGAACACCCTGCTTTGTAAAAATTTCCAAAACCGGCGCCCTGGGTCACAATGAAGCATCATCCATTCTGGATAAATCCTTCGGGCTTCAGAAGCTTTTACGATCCAGCCGAATATTGACGGCAATAAGAAAGATCATGGTCAATGAACGGACATTCATTGAATATCCCCTGCTGAATCCGGGGAAGTGGCGGACCCTTGAGCCGAGTCTATTCTGGAGCCATTATCCCGACCTGCTCGTCGATATTTTTACTATAATTGACTATCTCCATCTTTTCGGGCTGGTCCATTGCGATCTCAAATTCGAGAATTTCCAGATTGATATATCCGGCGATAAAATCAGAATTATTCTCATCGATCTCGATTTTCTGGCCAAATCCCGTACATCGCCCGCGTTAAAAATATTCGGAACTCCCGGACATATCGCGCCGGAGATACTGAAGAATGAGGAAGTTTTAATTGAATCGGATAATTACTCGATCGGAATTGCCCTGGACAAATATCTAAGGGCCTTTCGGGAGAAGGCCTGTTCCTTTTCTCCCGATCAGAAAATCGAGGGAAATAATATTGCCGATCTGGTAAGAGATTTAATCGCCGAGGACCCTGTTCAAAGACCGCCGTCATTAATTGCGGCTATATATAAGCATGGCATTATCGACAGGGGGTCTTTTGACGCGGCGCAGAAGAATCTTCTCGCGATGAAATTATTGACAGATTTCGGAAAAATCCGGAGCCGTGCAAGGCATCACCCCGATGATGCCCAGAAGATTATATCTTCCCGAAACGGAATTTTCGGTCTGCCGCTGGAATTGATAGAGTTGCTGACAGCGGAAATGGCGATTCACCCCTATCAGAGTTTTCGACATTTTAAGACTTTACTGGCCGCTTCCGCAGTGGAAAGATTCGGCGACTCCTGGCACCTTAATGTTCCCGATGAATCGACCTGGAGTGTCCTGAGTAACATGGAGGTTATGGATGGCAATTTCGGCCGAGCGGCAAGGATGCTCCCCGATGGCGGTCAGGAAATTGATAGATCAATAATTGAATCTATTTTATCAAGCCGGGAGGATGACAGGCCGTACCTGTCATTTCTGGCACTGAAGTCCGCCTATTTATTAATTAAGAATAGCGGGCGAGAGGAATTTGGCAATTTAAGATATCAAATTGAGAAAAAACTGGCGGCCCTGAGCAAAAAATTGGGACGTAACCGGGAAGAAGAGGAATTTTTGGTTTCGGCGATTGCCCATTGTCCGGCTGATTCGACCGAAAAGATTCAGTTGTTTTATGAACAGAGCCAGATGCAGTTACTTCTGGGAAAAACCGACAGTTTTCTGAGGACCGTTTCCGCCGGGAAGGCCCTATGCGAACGGCTCGGCGACATGAAATTTTACCGGATTTTTCAGCGGCAGGAGGCCTGGCTTTCAATCGCGCGGGGGGAAATTGAGACGACCGATGCCCTGCTTTCACAGTTGCTAGAGAAGGCCCTTGATGACGGCTGGTATGCTGAAGCCTCCAAAGTTCTGAGCACCCGGGTTGCAATTCTTCATCGACAGGGGCAAATTCCCGCGGCGATAGATATGCTGAACAAGGCCCTCACATATGCCAAGAAGCAGGGCGAAGCGGCGGATTTGGTGATTCTTTATTCCAATCTGGCGGTCTTTCATTTTCAGACGGGAAGTTACACTCTCTCAATAAAGTGCGGCAAACAAGCCGCTGAACTTGCCAATAAAATCGGGCGCTATCACGCTCACCTGTCGGCTCTATATTTGAATTTGATGATTAGTTACTCCCGATTGGCCGATTATGAGCAGGCCGATTACTGGCTAAATAAGTATTTAAACGGAAAGATAATGGGCCTGGACAGGAAATTTTTTCAAAATTATGGCATTTATCACGGAAACTTGCTGCTCAAAAGGGGTCAGTTGCGGGAGGCCCGTGATCTGTTTTTTCAGTTCCTGTCGCTCCATTCAGGTGAGGAAAGCGATCGGGACCAGGGCAAACTTTATCAAAACATTGTTCTTCTCTCTCTGTACACCGGCAATAGCGGTCAGTTTGAGGATTTCATTTTCAGGGCGCGGAAAGTCTTCAACAGCATTAAGGATTCGACCTCGCTTCTGGAGTTGGATTTCCTGGAAACCATCCGGGATATTTACGCCAAAACCGCGAGTGATCTGGAGGGGCTGGAGGATTTTTGTGACCGATTCATCGTGGGTAGGAATCATATAAACGCTGCTCTCTGCCAATTTTACATCATGCTCTATGGCGGCGAATCGGCCAAGAAGAGGGTGCTATCCGATGCCGACCGATACTCATTCATGAGCAATGAGCCTAAGGTGCCGATATTCAGGGCTGTCCTCGAGCTTATTGAAGCCGAGAACTCAAAAAACCGGGAGAATAATGAATTTCTTGTTCATCTAAAAACGGCATATCGCGTGCTCAATAATTCCGGAGACCGATATAATTCCCTTCTCCTCTGTTTCCGCATCGGCGAAATCTATAAAGAACTGGGCTTGGACAAACTGGCCAGAAAATTCCTTCAGCAGGCGCACCTGGAAGCGCAGAGGATCGGTCATACCGCTCTGAATGAAATAATCGAGCGAATCCTGCAGGATATGCCCGACCGCGCCGATAATCAATATCATCTGGTTAACTCCCTGAAACATATTTCGGAAATTCTCTATAGTATCGAAGATCGCGATTTATCACTCTCGAAACTGGTTCGTTACGCCGTCGATGAAACCGGTGCGGAACGCGGCGTGCTTCTCATGCGGGCCGACCCGCAGGCGGAATTGAAGGTCAAGGTGGTGGTTAATTGCGATGATAATTGCCTTGAAGACATCAGGCAATTTTCCAATTCGATCGTGAACACGGTTGCCGTGCAACAGACCCCTCTTATCATCGATAATGCTCTCAGTGACGACAGAACCAGGAGATTCAAGAGCATCGTATCATACAATATTTTATCGGTGATATGCGTTCCTATCAGACAGGATAATATTCTGAAGGGGGTCCTGTACCTGGATCATCATACCATTCCGGCCCTGTTTGAATCGGAAGATATTACTTTTATCCATGCCATCGCTAATTTTATATCGGTCCTGCTTCGCACCGTGAATGCTTATGGTCAACATCTGTTTCACAACAGGCAATTGACCGAGGATTTTCAGAAGCTCGGCGGCTCTCAGTTTTTCATAACCCAGAATGCCTCGATGCACCGCTTGTTTTCGAAATTTCCCGAAATAGCCGGGAGCAATGCCAGTATTTTGCTCGTGGGGGCAAGCGGTACCGGCAAGGAGATACTGGCGCAGATGATTCATGAACAGAGTCTGCGCGCCTCCGGCCCGCTGATTAAACTGAATTGCGCCGCGATATCGGCATCGCTGATTGAAAGCGAATTGTTCGGCGTGGCGAAAAATGCCGCCACCGGCGTCGATGAACGGGACGGAAAATTGTGGGCGGCCGACGGGGGGACATTGTTTTTCGATGAAATCGGTGACATGCCGCTGGAAATTCAGAGCAAGATTCTGAGGGTTATCGAATATCAGCGATTCGAAAAAGTCGGCAGTAACCGGACCCTGTCCACCGACATCAGGTTCCTGTATGCGACCAACAAGAATCTCAAGGAATTGATCGGCCAGGGGAAATTCCGGGAAGACTTATTCTATCGGATAAATACAATTACCATAAATGTTCCCGCTCTTTCGGAACGAGCCGACGATATTCCCCTGCTTCTTGATCATTTTTCGATGCTATTTTCCCCTGACGAAAGGAAGCGGCCGATATTTTCCGATTCATGTATTGATGCGCTGGGTTCATATTCATGGCCGGGCAATGTCCGGGAGTTGAGAAATTTCGTCGAAAAATGCTGCATTTATTACCCGGGGAAAAATATTGACTGCGACGACCTGCCGGCGGAAATAAGGGAAAAATCAAGACTGGCGGTTGCAGATCCGGATAAAGCTGCCCTTATAGAGAGACGGAAAATACGGGAGATGCTCCGCCTTTGCCGGTGGAATCAGTCCGAAACTGCTCGCCGTTTAAACATTCCGCTTTCGACACTGCGAAGAAAAATAAAAAAATATCGAATTGACAAAGACCTGCCATAA
- a CDS encoding hypothetical protein (Evidence 5 : Unknown function) — MPKSRAFQIIIVLMSLLLIGIGGVIVIPNPASGEDIIGVVMPPVQLQMSEADSTSTIDTVKTENPEIVSSDTSTILTEIALLIIEWL, encoded by the coding sequence ATGCCCAAAAGCAGGGCTTTTCAGATCATTATTGTCTTAATGAGTTTGCTGTTAATAGGAATCGGCGGCGTTATCGTTATTCCAAATCCGGCATCCGGGGAGGATATCATCGGAGTCGTAATGCCGCCGGTTCAATTACAGATGTCGGAGGCCGATTCGACTTCGACCATTGACACCGTAAAGACGGAAAATCCCGAAATTGTGTCATCTGACACATCAACCATTTTGACCGAAATTGCACTTCTGATCATTGAATGGCTCTGA
- a CDS encoding hypothetical protein (Evidence 5 : Unknown function) — protein MEKFSKILLLLNLLYHRQAVSIPEIKRLCRISERSVYRYVNVLSSAHFPVVYDRRLGGYRLLSKGQKQFDRFGFDEAILLVLALDMLADRVNGDYGSMIKNLISKIMADQESSIETVLQGFLQTPRQRREMSDLTQTLNDLILRCGIQGSKRMKITLKSDWNKKFDLNKAIMSFDSVWCIQLNDLDHKDAVALDDIRTVRAG, from the coding sequence ATGGAAAAATTTTCTAAAATACTTTTGCTTCTCAACCTGCTTTACCACCGTCAGGCCGTCTCGATTCCCGAGATAAAGCGTCTCTGCCGCATTTCCGAAAGGAGCGTTTATCGCTATGTAAATGTGCTTTCGTCGGCCCATTTCCCGGTAGTGTACGACCGCCGGCTCGGAGGTTACAGACTTCTTTCAAAAGGGCAGAAGCAATTTGACAGATTCGGTTTTGATGAGGCGATTTTGCTGGTACTGGCCCTGGATATGCTGGCCGACAGGGTGAACGGCGATTACGGGTCCATGATAAAAAACCTCATATCAAAAATAATGGCGGATCAGGAATCGTCCATCGAAACCGTGCTTCAAGGTTTTCTCCAGACTCCGCGTCAGCGGCGAGAGATGAGCGACTTAACTCAGACCCTTAACGACCTGATATTAAGGTGCGGCATCCAGGGATCAAAACGGATGAAGATTACCCTGAAATCAGACTGGAATAAGAAGTTTGATTTGAATAAGGCCATAATGAGCTTTGACAGTGTCTGGTGTATACAATTGAACGACCTTGACCATAAAGATGCCGTTGCTCTCGATGATATAAGAACGGTGCGCGCGGGATAG
- a CDS encoding hypothetical protein (Evidence 5 : Unknown function), whose amino-acid sequence MNKKLREMEEKISKCDDAELVKMLEENSANYDRDTLMIVEYEADKRGGLWKLKEKLIKIEDESQQNHEAFRSVDAGNSESRSGSTEIGILKGGSKIIKEELILNEWGTVVEHGAGHAQEVILDIHKRLLEAKIPGGCEWFYGLVKSSGLFAKVKRNFLLVNLREFHDYHIYIGIRDYGNYLDCCRFLTVEPGRLKRWLSSKITGYSDALSVPKNILVHQDMRAWVTIVHHIVIDALEELMTVLGKDPRLIQRGSKGFLEIW is encoded by the coding sequence ATGAACAAGAAATTGCGGGAAATGGAAGAAAAAATCAGCAAGTGCGATGACGCCGAATTGGTCAAAATGCTTGAGGAGAACTCTGCAAATTATGACCGAGATACCCTTATGATAGTAGAGTATGAAGCTGACAAACGGGGTGGGCTTTGGAAGCTTAAAGAGAAATTGATTAAAATTGAAGACGAAAGTCAGCAGAATCATGAAGCTTTTCGGTCCGTCGATGCGGGGAACTCAGAATCAAGGTCAGGCTCGACAGAGATTGGTATCCTCAAGGGCGGATCAAAAATCATTAAGGAAGAGCTGATTCTTAACGAATGGGGAACAGTTGTGGAGCATGGGGCCGGGCATGCCCAGGAAGTAATTCTGGATATTCATAAAAGGCTGCTGGAAGCCAAAATTCCCGGGGGCTGCGAATGGTTTTATGGATTGGTTAAAAGCTCAGGGCTATTTGCCAAGGTCAAACGCAATTTCCTTTTAGTGAATCTCAGGGAATTTCATGATTACCACATATATATCGGGATCAGGGATTATGGCAATTATCTGGACTGCTGCCGGTTTCTGACGGTTGAGCCGGGGCGTTTGAAAAGATGGCTTTCGTCGAAGATTACCGGGTATTCTGATGCTCTATCTGTGCCAAAAAATATTCTAGTTCATCAGGACATGAGGGCCTGGGTTACTATCGTTCACCACATAGTCATTGATGCTCTGGAAGAATTGATGACAGTCTTGGGTAAGGATCCAAGGCTTATTCAGCGGGGGAGTAAGGGATTTTTGGAGATTTGGTAA
- a CDS encoding hypothetical protein (Evidence 5 : Unknown function) — translation MKKSGFKITARDSQLLVDLYKHRFLTVSQLKALHFPSMQTAYRRLKLLKNAGWVASFTVANISESIFSVDRKGLEVVAAALGTEVSDLRLTDIKSKPRDYYFMRHFLAINDFRIILNQACSLERVKLLGFIPDYCGERTEKGGIAKYIRDVVCDMSAEREQVSHTPDGVFALEKAGKAALFFLEIDRGTETVSDNDKGVLKSLRFYSNYLIDGGYQRYAKDFGIEAFKGFRALYLTTSEARLANIRKATFGLQVPQKAKQFIWLGLFQDVTSESLFSPVWRSINPDDNKVYSIGGKT, via the coding sequence TTGAAGAAGTCCGGTTTTAAAATTACTGCTCGGGACAGTCAGCTTCTGGTTGATTTATACAAACATCGCTTTTTGACTGTTTCCCAGCTGAAAGCCCTGCATTTTCCCTCTATGCAGACTGCCTACCGCAGGCTGAAGCTGCTTAAAAACGCCGGCTGGGTGGCTTCATTCACCGTTGCCAATATAAGCGAATCAATATTTTCTGTGGATAGAAAAGGATTGGAAGTAGTCGCGGCCGCTCTGGGAACAGAAGTGTCGGATTTGAGATTAACAGATATCAAATCCAAGCCAAGAGACTATTACTTTATGCGGCACTTTCTGGCCATCAATGATTTCAGGATAATCCTAAATCAAGCCTGTAGCCTGGAAAGGGTCAAGCTGTTGGGTTTTATCCCTGATTACTGTGGAGAGCGCACGGAAAAGGGCGGGATAGCCAAATATATCCGAGATGTTGTTTGCGACATGTCAGCAGAAAGGGAGCAAGTTTCTCATACTCCTGACGGGGTTTTTGCTCTGGAAAAAGCGGGTAAGGCGGCCCTGTTTTTTCTTGAGATCGATCGGGGAACGGAAACAGTTTCTGACAACGATAAAGGGGTTTTAAAAAGCCTGAGGTTTTATTCCAATTATTTGATTGACGGGGGCTATCAAAGGTATGCCAAGGATTTTGGCATTGAAGCTTTTAAAGGATTCCGAGCCCTTTATCTGACAACTTCTGAGGCCAGATTAGCGAATATTAGGAAAGCCACATTTGGGCTTCAGGTGCCCCAAAAAGCCAAGCAATTTATCTGGCTGGGGCTATTTCAAGATGTCACTTCGGAGAGTCTTTTTTCGCCTGTCTGGCGGTCAATTAATCCGGATGATAATAAGGTCTATTCAATAGGGGGAAAAACGTGA
- a CDS encoding hypothetical protein (Evidence 5 : Unknown function) has product MQNLFFIFVLLAVLWFLFRAFRRDAERRKQAALDREASESRRLSECEKVVRYFANYQGYIARSVVSREELEEQIDSSMSSDDLCSFIAGRISAVGGIELGFQGIGRSGIPVILPEEYRDRHIYVIGKSGYGKTNFLRYMIIQDLEKGNGIGVLAPEYEMLTEEILPFIPENRVEDVIYFNPADLAQPVVLNPLHIEAGEDIDLHVDEAFTILQRIAGEGGPRMDEILRHTLYALMERPGSTLLDIEPLLDRQDVTLRNEVIRTTSDEQTRQFFQHIYPQFPKDAHFPVVNRIGRIIRARFVRNCLCPPKDTSFSTSEVADRLLNIRRAMDESKILLFNLSDGILGEAASQLIGQFIVSKFQTATMSRANEAKQTRKPFYLYLDEFQNFCGIASKSYEKILSRARKYKLGLILAHQQTGQIPLELLREIFGNVSTMVSFQVSQPDSLKLSKEFINQFDFEIETLEPEELLKLNIGQAYCRIGRNTFPLRVPKVDDHPDREMAEIIIETSRQKYGIPRIFPSTGSETRHNHQGDDPLAGLDPEEVFD; this is encoded by the coding sequence TTGCAGAATCTCTTTTTCATTTTTGTTCTTCTCGCGGTGCTTTGGTTTCTCTTCAGGGCATTCAGAAGAGATGCCGAAAGAAGAAAACAAGCTGCCCTGGATCGGGAAGCGTCCGAATCCAGGAGGCTTTCCGAGTGTGAAAAGGTAGTCCGCTATTTTGCCAATTATCAGGGTTATATCGCCCGGTCGGTAGTGTCCCGGGAAGAACTGGAAGAGCAAATTGATTCCAGCATGTCATCCGATGACCTCTGTTCTTTTATAGCAGGCCGCATATCCGCAGTTGGGGGAATTGAACTGGGTTTCCAGGGCATCGGACGAAGCGGCATACCGGTAATCCTCCCTGAGGAATACCGCGATAGGCACATTTATGTCATTGGCAAATCCGGTTACGGCAAGACGAATTTCTTACGATACATGATCATACAGGACCTGGAAAAGGGGAACGGCATCGGTGTCCTGGCTCCGGAATATGAGATGCTGACCGAGGAAATTCTGCCTTTCATTCCTGAGAACCGGGTCGAAGATGTCATCTATTTCAATCCTGCTGATCTGGCTCAACCGGTGGTTTTGAATCCGCTTCATATTGAGGCTGGCGAGGATATTGACCTTCATGTTGACGAAGCCTTTACCATTTTGCAGAGGATTGCGGGTGAAGGCGGGCCCAGAATGGATGAAATCCTCCGCCACACCCTTTATGCCCTGATGGAACGGCCCGGCTCCACCCTGCTTGATATCGAGCCTCTCCTTGACCGGCAGGACGTTACTTTGAGAAATGAGGTAATCCGCACTACTTCTGATGAGCAGACAAGGCAGTTTTTTCAGCATATTTATCCGCAGTTTCCCAAAGACGCCCATTTTCCCGTTGTCAACCGCATTGGACGAATAATCAGAGCCAGATTTGTTCGAAACTGCCTTTGCCCCCCAAAAGACACTTCTTTTAGCACATCTGAGGTCGCTGATAGGCTATTAAATATCAGGCGGGCTATGGATGAAAGCAAGATTCTGTTATTTAATTTGTCTGACGGAATCCTGGGTGAGGCGGCCAGCCAGCTCATCGGCCAGTTTATTGTCTCCAAATTCCAAACCGCCACCATGAGCCGGGCCAATGAAGCCAAGCAGACAAGGAAGCCCTTTTATTTATATCTTGATGAGTTTCAGAATTTCTGCGGAATAGCCTCTAAATCATATGAAAAAATACTCTCCCGGGCCAGAAAGTATAAACTGGGGCTTATCCTAGCCCACCAGCAGACAGGGCAAATACCTTTGGAGCTTTTGCGCGAGATATTCGGCAATGTCTCGACTATGGTTTCCTTCCAGGTCTCCCAGCCTGATTCTCTAAAATTATCAAAGGAATTCATTAATCAATTTGATTTTGAGATCGAAACGCTGGAGCCTGAGGAGCTATTAAAGCTGAATATCGGCCAGGCTTACTGCCGGATTGGCAGGAACACTTTTCCTTTGCGAGTGCCCAAAGTCGATGATCACCCGGACAGGGAAATGGCGGAAATTATTATTGAGACTTCCCGGCAGAAGTACGGCATACCAAGGATATTTCCCTCAACTGGGTCTGAGACAAGGCATAATCACCAAGGAGATGATCCCTTGGCCGGGCTGGATCCGGAAGAGGTATTTGATTGA
- a CDS encoding hypothetical protein (Evidence 5 : Unknown function), which produces MKGWLYEILTKPRAGSLRYIFLNMSLCLFVVAFCIIPALTHANALTKVMLYSPQNKNRPVLTLSGNYKEKLEQSVSSIRKDSSSEGDSSRRNFKILSLLLSFGFGYENLNSSDFKRFEQAGLGKIHQSAFEVRLETGAAINLRYLLMSGLVSWHGGSHNWLKFYGSDQWIPLQSSALDLELEVGPIFVSSDRILTPFLIVGKTFNMNLTDKDGNGFNKGEGPIFYGGGVGIISDIGSFGISGNLKFIYYGNCAYKAFKVGDQFPLEVKLSPYSITLGCAIWINIF; this is translated from the coding sequence ATGAAGGGATGGCTTTATGAAATTTTGACCAAGCCTAGGGCTGGCTCATTACGATATATATTTCTTAATATGTCATTATGTCTTTTTGTTGTGGCTTTCTGCATTATTCCCGCCTTGACACACGCAAATGCTCTCACCAAAGTCATGCTCTATAGCCCCCAAAACAAAAACCGCCCTGTATTGACATTATCAGGGAATTATAAAGAAAAACTTGAACAATCGGTTTCCTCAATCCGAAAGGATTCTTCCTCAGAAGGAGACTCATCCCGTAGAAATTTTAAAATCCTTTCTCTGCTGCTTTCCTTTGGATTTGGTTACGAAAATCTCAATAGTTCTGATTTTAAAAGATTCGAACAGGCTGGCTTGGGCAAAATCCATCAGAGTGCTTTCGAGGTTCGCTTGGAAACTGGGGCTGCCATAAACCTCAGGTATTTATTAATGTCGGGCCTGGTTTCATGGCATGGTGGAAGCCATAATTGGCTGAAATTCTACGGCAGCGATCAGTGGATCCCGTTACAGAGTTCGGCTCTCGATTTGGAATTAGAGGTAGGTCCAATTTTCGTAAGTTCTGATCGGATATTGACACCCTTTCTAATTGTTGGCAAGACTTTTAATATGAATTTGACTGATAAAGACGGCAATGGTTTTAACAAAGGAGAAGGCCCCATATTTTATGGCGGTGGCGTTGGAATAATCTCCGACATCGGATCATTTGGAATAAGTGGTAATCTAAAATTTATCTACTATGGAAATTGCGCCTACAAAGCATTCAAGGTAGGTGACCAATTCCCACTGGAAGTGAAATTGTCACCCTACTCCATTACCCTGGGATGCGCAATTTGGATAAACATATTTTAA
- a CDS encoding hypothetical protein (Evidence 5 : Unknown function), with protein MDFAQASLFESFKIRTIEIFVTKSKGKQQRKDFKISTG; from the coding sequence ATGGATTTTGCCCAAGCCAGCCTGTTCGAATCTTTTAAAATCAGAACTATTGAGATTTTCGTAACCAAATCCAAAGGAAAGCAGCAGAGAAAGGATTTTAAAATTTCTACGGGATGA
- a CDS encoding hypothetical protein (Evidence 5 : Unknown function): protein MHNNEILNKRNKKMRENYISLMAIFLFLVFASDVCSQSEKMKMQFTFGISSVRLQQSFISGTVIHDLKSFSHLQCAPGYYFNEHAELESEIIFPINKSDRFGINLNTNFIYNIFDYNSPFFLVGAGFEKSHRYIYEGYDDEGRSLNLNFSKDYAVLNVGVGLKVAFYRDSKSAYRMEYRYQKYYIMGDKSPFDPNLSFHYFLIGLSLFMI from the coding sequence GTGCATAACAATGAAATTCTGAATAAAAGGAATAAAAAAATGCGAGAGAATTATATTTCATTAATGGCGATATTTCTGTTTTTAGTTTTCGCCAGCGATGTTTGCTCTCAATCAGAAAAAATGAAAATGCAGTTTACATTCGGTATAAGTTCAGTGAGATTGCAGCAGTCATTTATAAGCGGCACCGTAATTCACGATCTCAAATCATTTTCACATCTTCAATGCGCGCCGGGGTATTATTTCAATGAGCACGCGGAGCTTGAATCGGAAATTATATTCCCAATCAATAAAAGCGACAGGTTTGGAATTAATTTGAATACGAATTTCATCTATAATATTTTCGACTACAATTCCCCATTTTTCCTGGTTGGAGCCGGATTTGAAAAATCCCATCGCTACATATATGAGGGATATGATGATGAGGGAAGGTCATTAAATTTGAATTTCAGCAAAGATTATGCGGTATTAAATGTGGGCGTGGGTCTAAAAGTCGCATTTTATCGCGATAGCAAATCCGCCTATCGCATGGAGTATCGATATCAGAAATACTATATAATGGGAGACAAATCACCTTTCGACCCCAATTTAAGTTTCCATTACTTTCTTATTGGATTATCGTTATTCATGATTTAA